The Pukyongia salina genome segment TCGTAGGCCTTACCACACATAGCGTAATTACCGGCACCGTAAGAATTACCTATAACGACAGTAAATTTAGGGACAACACTGTTACTAACCGCATTAACCATTTTTGCGCCGTCCTTTATTATACCTCCGTGTTCGCTTTTACTGCCTACCATAAAGCCGGTAACATCCTGAAGGAACACCAACGGAATTTTCTTCTGATTACAATTTGCAATAAAGCGAGTGGCTTTGTCGGCACTATCACTATAGATAACACCGCCAAACTGCATTTCTCCCTTTTTTGTTTTAACCAGCTTACGCTGATTAGCAACTATACCCACAGCCCAGCCATCGATTCGGGCGTAACCCGTAAGAATGGTTTTGCCATATCCTTCTTTATATTCTTTAAATTCTGAATTATCCACCAGCCGCTTTACAATTTCGAGCATATTGTATTGATCGGCTCTGGATTTGGGCAGGATCCCGAAGATACCGGAAGGATCTTCCACCGGGTCCTGAGGGTCGATTCTATTGTAGCCCGCCTTGTCGTAGTCACCTATCTTAGAAACAATACCCTTTATGGTATCCAGCGCATCTTTATCGTCTTTTGCTTTATAGTCTGTTACACCACTGATCTCACAATGAGTGGTGGCACCTCCCAGGGTCTCATTATCGATGGATTCGCCAATAGCCGCTTTTACCAGATAACTCCCGGCTAAAAAAATACTCCCGGTTTTATCTACAATTAAGGCTTCATCGCTCATGATGGGTAAATACGCTCCACCAGCCACACAACTCCCCATCACAGCGGCAATTTGAGTAATTCCCATACTGCTCATCACGGCATTATTCCTGAAAATTCTGCCAAAATGTTCTTTATCGGGGAAGATCTCATCCTGCATAGGGAGATAAACACCGGCACTATCTACAAGGTAGATTATTGGTAGCCTATTTTCCATAGCGATCTCCTGAGCCCTAAGGTTCTTTTTCCCGGTAATGGGAAACCAGGCGCCGGCTTTCACCGTGGCATCGTTAGCAACTACAATACACTGTTTACCAGCAATGTAGCCTATCTTCACTACAACTCCTCCACTGGGACATCCTCCGTGCTGCTCATACATACCATCTCCAGCAAAGGCACCAATTTCGATGCTGTTAGAATTCTCATCGAGTAGGTAATTTATTCGTTCGCGCGCGGTCATCTTGCCTTTGGCGTGATGTTTTTCTATACGCTTAGGGCCGCCTCCTGCTTTGATCTTGGTAAGTCTTTTGCGTAAATCGGAAACAAGTAATTTATTATGATCTTCGTTTTTATTGAAGTTAATATCCATGCGCGTGATTCATTTGCTCAAAAATACAAAAGTGTAGTATTATGCTTAGGATATTATACGATTAATTAACGATATTTGTTGTTGCTCTCTAATTAACAAAATATGATGAATAAAAATACAGTTTTAGCCTGGGCCACATTTATTATGATCGTCGTTGGGATTGGCCTGATTGTTCTTGGAGCCTTTAAATATGAAGATGTTGCCGGTTGGGGATTTGCCTCGGTGGGAATAGGTTTTTTTGCGATCGCCTGGGTTTTTAATGCCCTCAAAGGCCGGGTATAGTTCTAATATAATTTAATTCTAAAAACAAAATGTCCGACGATAAGAAAGTTATCTTCTCCATGTCCGGGGTTTCGAAGACCTATCAAAATGCACAAACTCCGGTATTAAAAAATATCTACTTAAGTTTTTTCTACGGTGCCAAGATTGGGATTTTAGGTCTCAACGGAAGCGGTAAATCCACTTTACTTAAGATCATCGCAGGGCTGGATAAGAACCACCAGGGCGATGTTGTATTCGCACCCGGCTATACGGTAGGATATCTGGAACAGGAACCACAACTGGACGAATCTAAAACAGTAATAGAGATCGTAAAAGAAGGGGTAGCCGACGTAGTTGGAATTCTGGATGAGTACAATAAAATAAACGATATGTTTGGTCTTCCGGAGGTGTACGAGAATCCGGATAAGATGCAGGAATTGATGGATAAGCAGGCGAAATTGCAGGATCAGATAGATGCGTCTAATGCATGGGAACTGGACACCAAACTGGAGATCGCCATGGACGCACTTCGTACCCCTGAAGCCGATAAACCCATAAGTGTTTTGTCTGGAGGGGAACGACGACGAGTTGCCTTATGCAGGCTCTTACTTCAGGAACCGGATGTTCTGCTACTCGACGAGCCTACTAACCACCTGGACGCGGAAAGTGTACATTGGCTGGAACATCATTTGGCCCAATATAAAGGAACAGTGATAGCTGTAACTCACGACCGTTATTTTCTGGATAATGTCGCCGGCTGGATATTAGAATTGGACAGGGGAGAAGGAATTCCATGGAAAGGAAACTATTCTTCATGGCTTGAACAAAAATCGAAACGGCTTGAACAGGAGCAGAAGCAGGCGAGTAAGCGTCAAAAAACCTTAGAACGCGAGCTCGAATGGGTTAGAATGGCTCCCAAAGGAAGACAGGCAAAACAGAAAGCCCGTCTAAGTAATTATGAGAAGCTAGCCAGCGCAGATCAGAAACAACTGGACGAAAAACTGGAGATCTATATTCCCAATGGCCCCAGGCTGGGTACCAATGTTATCGAAGCGAAAGGAGTTTCGAAAGCATACGGTGACAAGCTGCTGTACGAGGATCTGAACTTTAAATTACCACAAGCGGGTATTGTGGGAATTATTGGCCCCAACGGCGCCGGTAAAACAACTATCTTCAAAATGATCATGGGGGAAGAAACCCCGGATAAAGGTACTTTCGAAGTAGGAGATACGGCCAAACTTGCCTATGTAGATCAGGCACATTCTAATATCGACCCCAATAAAACCATCTGGGAGAACTTTAGCGATAGCCAGGAACTAATCATGATGGGCGGACGACAGGTAAATTCCAGGGCCTATTTAAGCAGGTTCAATTTCAGCGGAAGCGAACAGAACAAAAAAGTGAGTATGCTTTCAGGTGGGGAGCGGAACAGGCTACACCTTGCCATGACCCTTAAGGAGGAAGGAAACGTACTTCTTTTGGACGAACCAACCAACGATCTTGACGTAAACACTTTGAGAGCACTGGAAGAAGGACTGGATAACTTCGCCGGGTGTGCTGTGATCATCTCTCACGATCGATGGTTCCTCGATAGAATTTGTACTCATATTCTGGCATTTGAAGGGAATAGCCAGGTGTATTTCTTCGAAGGAGGGTTTAGTGACTACGAAGAAAACAAGAAGAAACGATTAGGCGGAGATCTCCTTCCGAAAAGGATCAAGTACAAGAAACTCATTCGTTGATATATTAGTTTCAGCAGGAAAAATCATATGATCACTTTTTCAGTTTATGCTTAGCCAAATAAAAGCAATAGCCTTCGATGCCGATGATACCCTTTGGGTGAACGAACCTTTTTTCAGAAAGGCAGAAAAGGAGTTTTGTGAATTGATGAAAGATTATATCGATGAAGAACGATGTAATCAATTCTTGTTCGAAATTGAAATGCAGAATTTACCCCTTTATGGCTATGGCATTAAGCCCTTTACTCTTTCTTTGATAGAAGCCGCGATACGGTTTTCAGGTGGAAAAATTTCCATAGACGGGATCAATACCCTTATTGAACGCGGAAAGGAAATGCTGGACCAGCCCATCGAGATCCTCGACGGCATTCCGGAAACCTTACAGAAGCTCAATGGGGATTATCGCCTGGTGATGGCTACCAAGGGCGATTTACTCGATCAGGAAAGAAAGCTAATAAAATCGGGCCTTGAGCCTTATTTTCATCATATCGAGATCGTTTCAGACAAAACAGAAGTGCAATACAGCAAACTGGTAAAGCACCTCGATGTGAAGCCCGAAGAATTCCTTATGGTGGGAAATTCGGTGAAGAGCGATATTTTACCCGTGTTAAATATAGGGGCACATGCTTTCCATATTCCGTTTCATACTACCTGGGCTCACGAGGTAGTGAAAGAACCTGTGGACCATCCTAATTACAGACGTCTTAATTCGGCTTCGGAAATGTTATTGCAGCTGGGCATTGTTTAATTATTTCTGAAGAATCTCTACCTGGCAGACCGCTGTTTTTACTTACATCTGGTCCTTCGTCCGCGACGAATATTTTAGGTTCGAATACTTCCGAAGTAAACTTCCTAAAAATTACGTAAGAATCATTTAGACTCCCTATTTTGAAATTCGGTGCTTTATCGAGTATCTTTAACCTTCTCAAAAAAATCCAAATATGAAAAAAGCATTTCTGCTATTTTTAATACTAATTACAACTTCAGCCACACTTCAGGCACAATTGCAAAAGAAGTTCGAATATTTAGATGTTTTTCAACTGGAATATACCGCCGATCCTCAAATTTCTCCCGATGGGAATTACATAATCTACAGGCGTACCGGTTTCGATATCATGAAAGATCGCGCCAAAGGCAATTTATGGCTACTAAGCACAGATAACCGGAAAATACATCACAAGCTCACCAGTTTTGAAGGTAATGAACGCCAGGCCCGATGGTCGCCCGGAGGTGATAAAATAGCTTTTGTGAGAAGTACCGATGAGGGGAGTGAGATCTTTCTCTACTGGACCGAAACGGGAGCCACGGCAAAATTAACCCAATTGGAGGGCAGTCCATCCTCCCTTAGTTGGTCACCCGATGGCAAGCAGATCGCCTTTACAATGAAAGTAGATGCCAAAGCGCCTGTCATCGCCAAGATGCCGGAAAAGCCAAAGGACGCGAAATGGGCCGATGCCCCCAGGATCACCGATCGCCTGAAACATGAAGCAGATGGATCCGGTTATATAAAGCCCGGGTTTACCCATATTTTTACCATCCCGGCAGAGGGAGGATCACCAAGACAATTAACAAGTTGGGACAGAAATCACAGTGGGAGTTTGTCCTGGTCCCCAGATGGTCGCAGGATCTTCTTTTCCTCAAACCTCAATGAAGATTGGGAATATGATTTCAGAAACTCCGAGATTTATGCCATCAACACCGAAACGCTGCTGTATGAAACATATACAGATCGCCCTGGGCCGGATAATACGCCAAAAGTTTCTCCGGATGGAAAATGGGTAGCTTCTGTGGGCTTTGCCGATAAAGTTCAGACCTATCAAACAAGAAAGATCGAACTGATGGATATTAAAGGGGAGGGTAAAAGAATCCTCTCCGAAAATCTCGATAGAAGCGCCGAAGATATTACCTGGGATAGCGAAAGTAAAGGATTGTATTTCCTGTACAACGACAAAGGATTAACAAAATTAGCCTACATCGATCTTAAAGGAAAAGTAACGGACATTGTAGATAACGTGGGCGGGACAACCCTAGGTCGTCCGTATTCCAGCGGTAGTTTCTCTGTGTCAAACAACGGAAAGATTGCCTATACCATCTCGTTTCCAGACAGACCTGCAGATGTAGCTGTAATTGAGAAAGGGCAAAAACAACCTAAAGTGCTTACTTCGGTCAATAAAGACTTACTCGACTATCGAATGATGGGGCCGGTGGAAGAAATGTGGTATAAATCCTCCTTCGATGGAAGAGATCTACATGGGTATTTAGTGTATCCTCCCGATTTCGATAAGCGTAAAAAATATCCGCTGCTCGTTGAGAATCACGGTGGTCCAATTTTAAATTACGGACCCCATTTTTCGGCAGAAATGCAGCTTTATGCTGCTGCCGGATATATTGTATTTTACCCCAATCCCCGTGGAAGTACCAGCTATGGAGAAGAATTCGGGAACCTACTATACAATAATTATCCGGGTGAAGACTATATCGATGTGATGGACGGAGTGGATGCGGTGATTCAAAGAGGTAAGGTACATCCGGATCAATTGTATGTTACCGGTGGAAGTGCAGGCGGGATTATGACAGCCTGGATAGTTGGGAAGACCAATAGGTTTAGGGCTGCGGTTGTGGCTAAACCAGTGGTAAATTGGATAAGTAAAACTCTGGTTGCCGACAATTACTACGGTTATGCAGACTCTCGTTATCCGGGGCAACCCTGGGAAAATTTTGAGGGGTACTGGAAATTTTCACCCCTTTCTCTGGTGGGGAATATAGAAACACCTACTATGGTGATGGTAGGTATGGACGATCTAAGAACTCCTCCCAGTGAAGCGAAGCAGTTATATCATGCTTTAAAGCTTCGGAAGATAGAGACCGTGCTGGTGGAAATACCAGATGCTTCCCATGGGATCGCATCGCGGCCAAGCAATCTTATAACCAAGATCGCACATACGCTGGCCTGGTTCGAAAAATATAAGGAATAAGGTACTTAAGAAATTATTGAGGCTATTTTTTATAAGTTCAATTCCATCTTTATATTACTTCGTTTGTATGGGCTGTTAGGTTCTACTTCAATTTCTTGAAAACCAAACTTACGGTATATATGAATGGCGTTTTCCAATATCGTATTGGAATAGAGTATAAGCTTTGCTTCCCCAAGTTCTTTAGCGTGATCAATACAGTATTGTAGTAATTGTTGCCCTATTCTCTTTCCTCGCTGATCGGGTAAAACAGCCATTTTGGTTAGTTCGAGAAAGCCGCTATGATGCTTCATTAAGGCGACTGTTCCCAGTACCTTTTCACCTTCCTTGGCGAAAAAGATGTATCCACCGGGCCCCAGGATATATTTTTCCGGATTACTTAGAACTTCCCTATCGAAATCTTCAACGTAGAAATAAGTTTCCAGCCACTCGATATTCAAGGCGTAAAAGTCTGATGCATAGTCTTTTTGATACGGAATGATCTGGAGGTTCATTCTTACATTTTAGAATTTATATATTCGATCGCTTCAGCCTCTTTCTCAAGCGTGGATTCGTATATGGATTTTGCTTTCGCCATGATATCTTCGGCAAAGCCCCTATCTTTTATATCCTTTGCATTAATCCTTACATTAAAATATGCCCCTAGAACCGCAGTCCTGGCACATAGTACTCCTACGCCTGCATCAGACAGAGAGGAGGGAAGCCCATCTTTCATCATCTGTAGCATAACTTCAATGGATTGATGCGATGTTTCCATCACCTCAAAAGGAATTTGAGTTGCGTATTTAGTGGCTTCTTCGATGGCTTCACGGCGTGCCGATTTTTCCTCGTCTGTTCCCTGTGGCATTCTGAAACCTTCAATGATCTTATTAAATGCATTGGTATCCTCGTCTACCAGGTACAGCAATTTCTTCATATAAGCTTGTCCTTTTTCTGCCCATTCTGAAAAGTATTCCCATTTATCGTCCCAGCCTGCTTTGTGTGCAGATAAATTGGCAACCATGGTGCCCAGGGCTACTCCCAGACTTCCCACATATGCCGAAATAGAACCTCCTCCCGGGGCTACCGATTCTCCGGCGGTCTCATCTGCAAAGTGTGTTAATTTAAGGTCGACAAGCTTCTTATCATCACTATCGAGCATATATTCGATGATCTTTTCA includes the following:
- a CDS encoding GNAT family N-acetyltransferase, with translation MNLQIIPYQKDYASDFYALNIEWLETYFYVEDFDREVLSNPEKYILGPGGYIFFAKEGEKVLGTVALMKHHSGFLELTKMAVLPDQRGKRIGQQLLQYCIDHAKELGEAKLILYSNTILENAIHIYRKFGFQEIEVEPNSPYKRSNIKMELNL
- a CDS encoding acyl-CoA carboxylase subunit beta codes for the protein MDINFNKNEDHNKLLVSDLRKRLTKIKAGGGPKRIEKHHAKGKMTARERINYLLDENSNSIEIGAFAGDGMYEQHGGCPSGGVVVKIGYIAGKQCIVVANDATVKAGAWFPITGKKNLRAQEIAMENRLPIIYLVDSAGVYLPMQDEIFPDKEHFGRIFRNNAVMSSMGITQIAAVMGSCVAGGAYLPIMSDEALIVDKTGSIFLAGSYLVKAAIGESIDNETLGGATTHCEISGVTDYKAKDDKDALDTIKGIVSKIGDYDKAGYNRIDPQDPVEDPSGIFGILPKSRADQYNMLEIVKRLVDNSEFKEYKEGYGKTILTGYARIDGWAVGIVANQRKLVKTKKGEMQFGGVIYSDSADKATRFIANCNQKKIPLVFLQDVTGFMVGSKSEHGGIIKDGAKMVNAVSNSVVPKFTVVIGNSYGAGNYAMCGKAYDPRLIVAWPSAELAVMSGNSAAKVLLQIETASLKKQGKKITSEEEKELYDKIKARYDRQISPYYAAAHLWTDAVIDPMDTRKWISMGIEAANHAPIEKDFNLGVIQV
- a CDS encoding HAD family hydrolase; the encoded protein is MLSQIKAIAFDADDTLWVNEPFFRKAEKEFCELMKDYIDEERCNQFLFEIEMQNLPLYGYGIKPFTLSLIEAAIRFSGGKISIDGINTLIERGKEMLDQPIEILDGIPETLQKLNGDYRLVMATKGDLLDQERKLIKSGLEPYFHHIEIVSDKTEVQYSKLVKHLDVKPEEFLMVGNSVKSDILPVLNIGAHAFHIPFHTTWAHEVVKEPVDHPNYRRLNSASEMLLQLGIV
- the ettA gene encoding energy-dependent translational throttle protein EttA; this encodes MSDDKKVIFSMSGVSKTYQNAQTPVLKNIYLSFFYGAKIGILGLNGSGKSTLLKIIAGLDKNHQGDVVFAPGYTVGYLEQEPQLDESKTVIEIVKEGVADVVGILDEYNKINDMFGLPEVYENPDKMQELMDKQAKLQDQIDASNAWELDTKLEIAMDALRTPEADKPISVLSGGERRRVALCRLLLQEPDVLLLDEPTNHLDAESVHWLEHHLAQYKGTVIAVTHDRYFLDNVAGWILELDRGEGIPWKGNYSSWLEQKSKRLEQEQKQASKRQKTLERELEWVRMAPKGRQAKQKARLSNYEKLASADQKQLDEKLEIYIPNGPRLGTNVIEAKGVSKAYGDKLLYEDLNFKLPQAGIVGIIGPNGAGKTTIFKMIMGEETPDKGTFEVGDTAKLAYVDQAHSNIDPNKTIWENFSDSQELIMMGGRQVNSRAYLSRFNFSGSEQNKKVSMLSGGERNRLHLAMTLKEEGNVLLLDEPTNDLDVNTLRALEEGLDNFAGCAVIISHDRWFLDRICTHILAFEGNSQVYFFEGGFSDYEENKKKRLGGDLLPKRIKYKKLIR
- a CDS encoding CAL67264 family membrane protein; its protein translation is MNKNTVLAWATFIMIVVGIGLIVLGAFKYEDVAGWGFASVGIGFFAIAWVFNALKGRV
- a CDS encoding S9 family peptidase, with protein sequence MKKAFLLFLILITTSATLQAQLQKKFEYLDVFQLEYTADPQISPDGNYIIYRRTGFDIMKDRAKGNLWLLSTDNRKIHHKLTSFEGNERQARWSPGGDKIAFVRSTDEGSEIFLYWTETGATAKLTQLEGSPSSLSWSPDGKQIAFTMKVDAKAPVIAKMPEKPKDAKWADAPRITDRLKHEADGSGYIKPGFTHIFTIPAEGGSPRQLTSWDRNHSGSLSWSPDGRRIFFSSNLNEDWEYDFRNSEIYAINTETLLYETYTDRPGPDNTPKVSPDGKWVASVGFADKVQTYQTRKIELMDIKGEGKRILSENLDRSAEDITWDSESKGLYFLYNDKGLTKLAYIDLKGKVTDIVDNVGGTTLGRPYSSGSFSVSNNGKIAYTISFPDRPADVAVIEKGQKQPKVLTSVNKDLLDYRMMGPVEEMWYKSSFDGRDLHGYLVYPPDFDKRKKYPLLVENHGGPILNYGPHFSAEMQLYAAAGYIVFYPNPRGSTSYGEEFGNLLYNNYPGEDYIDVMDGVDAVIQRGKVHPDQLYVTGGSAGGIMTAWIVGKTNRFRAAVVAKPVVNWISKTLVADNYYGYADSRYPGQPWENFEGYWKFSPLSLVGNIETPTMVMVGMDDLRTPPSEAKQLYHALKLRKIETVLVEIPDASHGIASRPSNLITKIAHTLAWFEKYKE